From the Halorhabdus utahensis DSM 12940 genome, one window contains:
- a CDS encoding ABC transporter permease, whose amino-acid sequence MKVSHSDSEMSTDELQWTYDAEDAVEVTLRDKAQEFYRNRIYEPGIVVLDDWRFIAGGLILLMYVLVATIGVWLVPYPEIHLTPELNLAPAFNWHSLVNIGGFNLAYPTFHDLSYPLGTTKTGRSIFGLLVHSTPKMMIMVISGGAFATIVATILGTVAGYKGGRVDGAISMFIDIAMTIPGLPLVMVLALAFQDLEVLGIGIGFAQLGQLPEPLNVLRPATIGMIIMINYWGGLGRAIRSQVLTLRQENYVEASRTMGVSTWKIILKDVIPNLMPYILINFVNAARFVVFSAVGLYFLGVLPTDVANWGVMISDAYGQGAIAGLSIWNWLFPPVFAMLFLALGLILLSQSLDRVFNPRVRTKLSSFDAIDSDEDDVEEVMNE is encoded by the coding sequence ATGAAAGTGAGTCATTCTGATTCGGAGATGTCGACGGACGAACTGCAGTGGACCTACGACGCGGAAGACGCCGTCGAGGTAACTCTCCGCGACAAGGCCCAGGAGTTCTATCGGAACCGCATCTACGAACCGGGCATCGTCGTCCTCGACGACTGGCGGTTCATCGCCGGTGGGCTCATCCTCCTCATGTACGTCCTCGTCGCGACGATCGGCGTCTGGTTGGTTCCCTATCCCGAGATCCATCTCACACCGGAGCTGAATCTGGCACCGGCTTTTAACTGGCATAGTCTAGTCAACATCGGCGGGTTCAACCTCGCGTACCCGACGTTCCACGATCTGTCGTACCCGCTCGGAACGACAAAGACTGGCCGATCCATCTTCGGACTCCTCGTCCACTCGACGCCGAAGATGATGATCATGGTCATCTCGGGCGGTGCCTTCGCGACCATCGTCGCGACGATCCTCGGGACAGTCGCCGGGTACAAGGGCGGCCGCGTCGACGGAGCGATCTCGATGTTCATCGACATCGCGATGACGATCCCGGGCCTCCCGCTCGTGATGGTCCTCGCACTCGCGTTCCAGGATCTGGAGGTCCTGGGGATCGGCATCGGATTCGCCCAGCTCGGTCAGCTTCCGGAGCCGCTGAACGTCCTCAGGCCGGCGACCATCGGGATGATCATCATGATCAACTACTGGGGCGGTCTCGGACGGGCCATCCGCTCGCAGGTGTTGACGCTGCGCCAGGAGAACTACGTCGAGGCGTCCCGGACGATGGGCGTCAGTACCTGGAAGATCATCCTCAAGGACGTGATCCCGAACCTGATGCCGTACATCCTGATCAACTTCGTCAACGCGGCCCGGTTCGTGGTCTTCTCGGCCGTTGGGCTGTACTTCCTCGGCGTCCTGCCGACGGACGTCGCCAACTGGGGCGTCATGATCAGCGACGCTTACGGCCAGGGCGCGATCGCCGGGCTCAGCATCTGGAACTGGCTGTTCCCGCCAGTTTTCGCCATGTTGTTCCTGGCGCTGGGACTGATCTTGCTCTCCCAATCGCTGGACCGCGTCTTCAATCCGCGAGTCCGGACGAAACTGTCGTCGTTCGACGCCATTGATTCCGACGAGGACGACGTTGAGGAGGTTATGAACGAATGA
- a CDS encoding ABC transporter ATP-binding protein, whose translation MSIDNVTAESDEQPPEVEQVEKPDPIMRLDDVRVTFEMDRGISRVLDDINMDIGRGEIVGIVGESGAGKSTLVSAMMDSVEEPGVLEGSIEYRPSEGEAVDILEFTDEQLRQWRWEEVAMVFQGAMASFNPVKRIEDHFVETLKAHDHNVKEGMQRARDLIADLYMQPDRVLSAFPHELSGGMRQRTLLALAMVLDPEMLIMDEPTAALDLLMQRSILQLLRDLQEEHDISMVFITHDLALVASLADRLAVMYAFRMVEVGPKEKMLRDPGHPYTRMLLNSTPDIDAPIDQNRSIDGSSPDPLNVPEGCSFHPRCPLAEEACLESEPDQFLLDDDHGAACFRWEEAQTSMPLVYEQEVEDVDSEGAETSTSARRSRDEEPLLSVNDLEVHFEQSQGIIESLFGDDPNVVRAVDGINLDIYEKDVVALVGESGCGKTTLGKTILGLQEPTSGSIEYRGVDLVEAKKGNAEMSWDEIRKSLQIIHQDPGSSLNPNRRLKSILSVPLKQIHPEMSTGERLDRIYTLMNYVGLTPATEYGERYPHQLSGGEKQRVALCRALLMNPDLILADEAISALDVSLRVEMMDLMLELQEEFDTSFLFISHDLSNARYLAQKSGGRIAGMYLGEFVEIGPAEQITRNPSHPYTDVLRWGTPNIDPEKAQIGEMPMRKIDIPDPINPPSGCRFHTRCPEAREACIQEKPAGQQIDAEGFHTSSCFREYGEDHPYWDSEPVTDEMIDD comes from the coding sequence ATGAGTATTGATAACGTGACTGCGGAGTCTGATGAACAGCCACCCGAAGTCGAGCAAGTCGAGAAGCCCGACCCGATCATGCGCCTCGACGACGTTCGGGTCACCTTCGAGATGGATCGGGGTATCTCGCGGGTCCTCGACGACATCAACATGGACATCGGCCGCGGCGAGATCGTCGGCATCGTCGGCGAGAGCGGCGCGGGCAAGTCGACACTCGTCTCGGCGATGATGGACTCAGTCGAGGAACCCGGCGTCCTCGAAGGGTCGATCGAGTATCGGCCCTCGGAGGGCGAGGCAGTCGACATCCTCGAGTTCACCGACGAACAGCTCCGGCAGTGGCGCTGGGAGGAAGTCGCGATGGTCTTCCAGGGGGCGATGGCCTCGTTCAACCCCGTCAAGCGGATCGAGGATCACTTCGTCGAGACGCTGAAGGCTCACGACCACAACGTCAAAGAGGGAATGCAGCGGGCCCGCGACCTCATCGCCGACCTCTACATGCAGCCCGACCGCGTGCTATCGGCCTTCCCCCACGAACTTTCCGGTGGGATGCGCCAGCGCACGCTGCTTGCACTGGCGATGGTGCTCGATCCCGAGATGTTGATCATGGACGAGCCGACCGCCGCGCTGGACCTGCTGATGCAGCGGTCGATCCTCCAGCTGCTCCGGGACCTGCAGGAAGAACACGACATCTCGATGGTGTTCATTACCCACGACCTGGCGCTGGTGGCCAGCCTGGCCGACCGCCTGGCGGTGATGTACGCCTTCCGGATGGTCGAGGTCGGGCCCAAGGAGAAGATGCTCCGGGACCCCGGCCACCCCTACACACGGATGCTGTTGAACTCGACGCCGGATATCGACGCCCCGATCGATCAGAACCGTTCGATCGACGGGTCGAGTCCGGACCCGCTGAACGTGCCAGAAGGGTGTTCGTTCCATCCGCGGTGTCCGCTGGCCGAGGAGGCCTGTCTCGAGAGCGAGCCCGATCAGTTCTTGCTCGATGACGACCACGGGGCCGCGTGTTTCCGCTGGGAGGAGGCCCAGACGTCGATGCCGCTGGTCTACGAACAGGAGGTCGAGGACGTCGACAGTGAGGGAGCGGAAACCTCGACCAGCGCCAGACGCTCACGGGACGAAGAGCCGTTGCTCTCCGTCAACGACCTCGAGGTCCACTTCGAACAGTCACAGGGGATCATCGAGTCGCTGTTCGGCGACGACCCGAATGTCGTTCGTGCGGTCGACGGGATCAACCTCGACATCTACGAGAAGGACGTCGTCGCGCTGGTCGGCGAATCCGGCTGCGGGAAGACGACCCTCGGGAAGACGATCCTCGGACTCCAGGAGCCCACCAGCGGGTCCATCGAGTACCGTGGCGTCGACCTCGTGGAGGCCAAGAAAGGCAACGCCGAGATGTCCTGGGACGAGATCCGCAAATCGTTGCAGATCATCCATCAGGATCCGGGGAGTTCGCTCAATCCCAACCGCCGGCTGAAGTCCATCCTGTCAGTTCCACTCAAGCAGATCCACCCCGAGATGAGTACCGGGGAGCGTCTCGACCGGATCTACACGCTGATGAACTACGTCGGCTTGACGCCGGCGACGGAGTACGGTGAACGGTACCCCCACCAGCTCAGCGGCGGAGAGAAACAGCGCGTCGCCCTGTGTCGGGCCCTGTTGATGAACCCGGATCTGATTCTCGCCGACGAGGCGATCAGCGCACTGGACGTCTCCCTGCGCGTCGAGATGATGGATCTGATGCTCGAGCTCCAGGAGGAGTTCGACACCTCGTTCCTGTTCATCTCCCATGACCTCTCGAACGCCCGGTATCTCGCCCAGAAGTCCGGCGGCCGCATCGCCGGGATGTATCTGGGCGAGTTTGTCGAGATCGGACCTGCAGAGCAGATCACCCGCAATCCGTCCCATCCGTACACTGACGTTCTGCGATGGGGGACGCCGAATATCGACCCGGAGAAAGCCCAGATCGGGGAAATGCCGATGCGGAAGATCGACATTCCCGACCCGATCAATCCGCCCTCTGGCTGTCGGTTCCACACGCGCTGTCCGGAGGCTCGCGAGGCCTGTATCCAGGAGAAGCCTGCCGGCCAGCAGATCGACGCTGAGGGATTCCACACCTCGAGTTGCTTCCGGGAGTACGGTGAAGACCACCCCTACTGGGACAGCGAACCGGTCACCGACGAGATGATCGACGACTGA
- a CDS encoding cold-shock protein: protein MATGTVDFFNDTGGYGFIETEDADEDVFFHMEDVGGPDLEEGQEVEFDIEQAEKGPRATNVVRQ, encoded by the coding sequence ATGGCAACTGGTACGGTCGATTTCTTCAACGACACTGGCGGTTACGGTTTCATCGAGACTGAGGATGCGGACGAAGACGTATTCTTCCACATGGAAGACGTCGGCGGCCCGGACCTCGAGGAAGGACAGGAAGTCGAATTCGACATCGAACAGGCCGAGAAGGGCCCCCGCGCGACCAACGTCGTCCGCCAGTAA
- a CDS encoding lycopene cyclase domain-containing protein, with protein sequence MSIARHRPGPAAAVRALVSQVHPVFMLPPVAVSLTGSLLAARATGSFTPTVVAAHAIAIFAAVYTAHVKDGYVDFFVRSEDEDHPLSVGGCRIALAGAGTLFAVALTGVALTGGPEAAALTAPTWALGYFHAPQLDTNPVTATGGYPAGIALSLVGAYVAGAGTVTPTVLGLAGVLLAVLLGIKIIDDAQDLTYDRSIGKRTVAVVLGPRRARQLAEGLLAVGLAGVAVLAAVGVFPTGTVLAVFAFGAVAAVGRRAEPRLATMLLVRGAYVFLALLLIALWYRPMTGPLPVDIGVLGPYTYLATEVAFGALALTLLVRAEALTRAARTIVVLYPLAYVWDWYTLEVGVFAIELRTGVDLLAIPIEEHLFMLVVPALVLGIHETLTQRRSRQK encoded by the coding sequence ATGTCGATCGCCCGTCACCGTCCCGGTCCAGCGGCGGCAGTCCGTGCGCTGGTGTCCCAGGTCCATCCGGTGTTCATGCTGCCGCCGGTGGCCGTCTCATTGACGGGCTCACTACTCGCTGCCAGAGCGACGGGATCGTTCACTCCCACAGTCGTCGCGGCCCACGCAATAGCGATCTTCGCAGCGGTCTACACCGCCCACGTCAAGGATGGCTACGTCGACTTCTTCGTCCGGAGCGAGGACGAGGATCATCCGCTGTCGGTGGGTGGCTGTCGGATTGCACTGGCCGGTGCCGGGACCCTCTTCGCGGTGGCGCTGACCGGCGTCGCCCTGACTGGTGGGCCGGAAGCCGCCGCGCTGACCGCACCGACGTGGGCGCTCGGGTACTTCCACGCGCCGCAACTGGATACGAATCCGGTCACGGCGACCGGGGGCTATCCGGCCGGGATCGCGCTGTCGCTGGTGGGTGCGTACGTCGCCGGGGCCGGCACGGTGACCCCGACTGTCCTCGGACTGGCTGGCGTGTTGCTCGCCGTCCTCCTGGGGATCAAGATCATCGACGACGCCCAGGATCTGACGTACGACCGCTCGATCGGAAAGCGAACGGTCGCCGTCGTCCTGGGGCCGCGTCGAGCGCGCCAACTGGCGGAGGGGCTGCTCGCTGTCGGGCTCGCTGGGGTAGCCGTCCTGGCCGCCGTCGGTGTGTTTCCGACGGGGACGGTACTGGCCGTCTTCGCGTTCGGCGCGGTGGCCGCGGTTGGACGGCGGGCCGAGCCACGACTGGCCACGATGTTGCTTGTCCGCGGGGCGTACGTCTTCCTCGCCCTCCTGTTGATCGCGCTTTGGTATCGACCGATGACCGGTCCGCTGCCCGTCGACATCGGCGTGCTCGGTCCCTACACCTACCTCGCGACGGAGGTCGCGTTCGGCGCGCTCGCGCTGACGTTGCTCGTCCGGGCCGAGGCACTCACGCGGGCAGCACGGACGATCGTTGTCCTCTACCCACTGGCGTACGTCTGGGACTGGTACACCCTCGAGGTGGGTGTCTTCGCCATCGAACTGCGGACTGGGGTCGACCTGCTCGCCATCCCGATCGAGGAGCACCTGTTCATGCTCGTCGTTCCCGCACTGGTACTCGGCATCCACGAGACGCTCACGCAACGGCGCTCCAGACAGAAGTGA
- a CDS encoding DASH family cryptochrome: MPETAVVWLRRDLRTRDNATLAAACAADRVLPVYCFEPRRYGQRAFGGAASFEYDGVGAGRAQFEREAVGDLRDRLREIGSDLFVRHGRPDAVLPDLVEAVDADHLHYQTLPIPEERTREHQVRRALPEAVTVERHWTHTLHHVEDLPTPYDEMPDTFTPWRQSVEAESRVREPIEAPAVPPVPADAPQPGPIPELADLGVVGDVPDDDRMPLDFEGGETPGQRRLEQYVWETDSLRAYKQTRNGLVGRDYSSKFSPWQNVGCLSPRDVYQTVKEYERERVSNDSTYWLNFELRWRDFFQFQFAKYGGKFFTPGGIRERTDLDWRRDESDFRRWQEGRTGVPFVDAAMRELVATGYVSNRARQNAASFLVHDLGIDWRWGGAHYEHHLLDYDPASNYGNWAYIAKVGNDSREGGFDVLSQAERYDPGGEYISRWCPELDGLIAEYAREPWRMDEEEQRERGLVLGEDYPEPMVDPERL; the protein is encoded by the coding sequence ATGCCCGAGACCGCCGTCGTCTGGCTGCGTCGCGACCTGCGAACGCGGGATAACGCGACGCTTGCGGCCGCCTGCGCTGCCGATCGCGTCCTGCCCGTCTACTGTTTCGAGCCGCGCCGGTACGGCCAGCGCGCCTTCGGCGGAGCAGCGTCGTTCGAATACGATGGCGTCGGGGCCGGTCGGGCACAGTTCGAACGCGAGGCCGTCGGGGACCTCCGTGACCGACTTCGCGAGATCGGTAGCGATCTATTCGTCCGCCACGGCCGCCCCGACGCGGTGCTGCCCGACCTGGTCGAGGCAGTTGATGCCGATCACTTGCACTATCAGACGCTCCCAATCCCCGAAGAGCGCACCAGAGAACACCAGGTCCGGCGGGCGCTACCGGAGGCGGTCACTGTCGAACGCCACTGGACGCACACGCTCCACCACGTCGAGGACCTGCCGACCCCCTACGACGAGATGCCCGACACCTTCACCCCCTGGCGACAGTCAGTCGAGGCCGAGAGTCGCGTCCGGGAGCCGATCGAGGCACCCGCGGTGCCGCCGGTTCCAGCGGACGCGCCACAGCCGGGGCCGATCCCGGAACTCGCCGATCTCGGCGTCGTCGGCGACGTCCCCGACGACGACCGAATGCCCCTCGACTTCGAGGGCGGGGAGACCCCGGGGCAGCGTCGGCTGGAACAGTACGTCTGGGAGACGGACTCCCTCCGGGCGTACAAACAGACGCGCAACGGGCTGGTCGGGCGGGACTATTCGTCGAAGTTCTCGCCCTGGCAGAACGTCGGCTGTCTGTCGCCGCGAGACGTCTATCAGACAGTCAAAGAGTACGAGCGCGAGCGCGTCAGCAATGACTCGACGTACTGGCTGAACTTCGAGTTGCGCTGGCGGGACTTCTTTCAGTTTCAGTTCGCCAAGTACGGCGGGAAATTCTTCACGCCGGGTGGGATCCGCGAACGAACGGACCTGGACTGGCGGCGCGACGAGAGCGACTTCCGGCGCTGGCAGGAGGGGCGGACTGGGGTACCGTTCGTCGACGCCGCGATGCGGGAACTCGTGGCGACGGGCTACGTCAGCAATCGCGCCCGCCAGAACGCCGCCTCCTTCCTGGTCCACGATCTCGGGATCGACTGGCGGTGGGGCGGGGCCCACTACGAGCACCACCTGCTCGATTACGACCCGGCATCGAACTACGGCAACTGGGCGTATATCGCGAAGGTCGGCAACGACAGCCGCGAGGGGGGTTTCGACGTCCTCTCGCAGGCCGAACGGTACGATCCCGGCGGCGAATACATCTCGCGGTGGTGTCCCGAACTAGACGGGCTGATCGCCGAGTACGCCCGCGAGCCCTGGCGAATGGACGAGGAAGAGCAGCGAGAGCGGGGTCTGGTGCTCGGCGAGGACTACCCCGAACCGATGGTCGATCCCGAGCGGTTGTGA
- a CDS encoding DUF7561 family protein — protein sequence MTTDPCDGCGREVRIAGGIGDMWSSDQSATGGMTLELADGTEHFLCSDCIDALPDDREVQAADVAGLEGRDD from the coding sequence ATGACGACCGATCCCTGCGACGGCTGTGGCCGCGAGGTGCGGATCGCGGGCGGGATCGGCGACATGTGGAGTTCGGATCAGTCGGCCACCGGTGGGATGACGCTCGAACTCGCCGACGGGACCGAACACTTCCTGTGTTCGGATTGCATCGACGCGCTGCCCGACGACCGTGAGGTCCAGGCAGCGGACGTAGCCGGCCTCGAAGGTCGAGACGATTGA
- a CDS encoding alpha/beta hydrolase: MRADEMNSQAQAVVDRQRRLGISPISDHDHRIMRLLQRVSTWFGNRDPPAVGATTDGAIPGPEGDLPVRLYRPDGPGPYPTIVFFHGGGFVLGSIGTHDWLCRQLTRETGAVVVSVDYRLAPEHPFPAAVEDAYAATQWAADNPDRLASDGTLAVAGDSAGGNLAAVVALLARDRGEPAVDYQALLYPGIGISDDQASVRENDGIVLSVADLEWFRECYYDGDIHQRNPYADPANACDIGDVAPATVVTAGFDPIRDGGVAYAEQLDADGVDVTHRHYPDMIHGFATESSIDRAEVALRAVASDFAATVGDES; the protein is encoded by the coding sequence ATGCGCGCAGACGAGATGAATTCCCAGGCACAGGCCGTCGTCGATCGACAGCGACGGCTCGGGATCTCGCCGATCTCCGATCATGATCACCGAATCATGCGCTTGTTGCAACGGGTGAGTACCTGGTTCGGCAATCGCGATCCGCCCGCGGTCGGCGCGACAACTGACGGCGCTATTCCAGGGCCCGAGGGGGACCTTCCCGTCAGGCTCTATCGCCCCGATGGACCCGGTCCGTACCCGACGATCGTCTTCTTTCACGGGGGCGGGTTCGTACTCGGAAGCATCGGGACCCACGACTGGCTGTGTCGGCAACTCACCCGCGAGACGGGCGCGGTCGTCGTCTCTGTCGACTATCGCCTCGCACCCGAACACCCGTTCCCGGCGGCTGTCGAGGACGCCTACGCCGCCACGCAGTGGGCGGCGGACAACCCCGACCGCCTCGCCTCCGACGGCACGCTTGCGGTGGCAGGCGACAGCGCCGGCGGGAATCTCGCGGCTGTGGTCGCGTTGCTGGCCCGGGATCGCGGTGAGCCAGCTGTCGATTACCAGGCGCTCCTCTACCCCGGGATCGGCATCAGCGACGACCAGGCCTCAGTCCGGGAGAACGACGGCATCGTCCTCTCGGTCGCGGATCTCGAGTGGTTTCGGGAGTGCTATTACGATGGTGACATCCACCAGCGCAATCCGTACGCCGACCCGGCCAACGCCTGCGACATCGGGGATGTCGCTCCCGCGACAGTCGTGACTGCGGGGTTCGATCCGATCCGTGACGGTGGCGTTGCCTACGCTGAACAACTCGACGCGGACGGTGTCGACGTCACGCATCGCCACTACCCGGACATGATCCACGGGTTCGCGACCGAGTCGTCCATCGATCGTGCCGAAGTAGCTCTCCGAGCGGTGGCGAGTGATTTCGCTGCTACAGTCGGGGATGAGTCTTGA
- a CDS encoding DUF5811 family protein — MYGNSPFSGQAEPDVELTPEERRSLRSDLSRVAAKTRELLPGEFVVGSELSSGASGPQAMIAVQPPVGSPVSAGYTPEPDTDLRIDDQECTDLAQGLAASAALQVKQAMGDDDTPTAQ; from the coding sequence ATGTATGGAAACTCGCCGTTCTCGGGGCAGGCCGAACCCGATGTCGAGCTCACGCCGGAGGAGCGTCGATCGCTCCGGAGCGACCTCTCTCGCGTCGCGGCCAAGACGCGGGAGTTGCTGCCCGGCGAGTTCGTGGTCGGGTCGGAACTATCGAGCGGGGCCAGTGGACCCCAAGCGATGATCGCCGTCCAGCCGCCGGTCGGCTCACCGGTCAGCGCCGGGTACACCCCGGAACCGGACACCGATCTCCGGATCGACGATCAGGAGTGTACAGACCTGGCACAGGGACTCGCAGCAAGCGCCGCACTGCAGGTCAAGCAGGCGATGGGCGACGACGACACTCCCACCGCACAGTAA
- a CDS encoding pyruvoyl-dependent arginine decarboxylase encodes MGTIRIVSGSGHGPTPTAAYDAALAAAGVHNYNLVTLSSVVPGDATIERVGTAPDLGPAGQGLYVVQAAETAEEGEAAAAIGWTREPDGPGIFYEVSGSNKQTVREDVRAGLAAGRDLRDWDFGETQVALETASADGADEAYATAIVLAVYGRSHSLIES; translated from the coding sequence ATGGGAACGATTCGGATCGTCAGCGGTTCGGGCCACGGCCCGACGCCGACAGCCGCCTACGACGCCGCGCTGGCCGCGGCCGGCGTCCACAATTACAACCTCGTGACGCTGTCGTCGGTCGTCCCCGGCGACGCGACCATCGAGCGCGTCGGGACGGCCCCGGATCTCGGGCCTGCCGGGCAGGGGCTGTACGTCGTCCAGGCGGCGGAGACGGCCGAAGAGGGCGAAGCAGCGGCGGCGATCGGCTGGACGCGCGAGCCCGATGGACCCGGCATTTTCTATGAAGTCTCCGGGTCGAACAAGCAGACTGTACGCGAAGACGTCCGGGCAGGGCTGGCGGCCGGTCGCGACCTCCGGGACTGGGACTTCGGCGAGACCCAGGTCGCACTCGAGACAGCGAGTGCGGACGGCGCGGACGAGGCATACGCCACAGCGATCGTGCTGGCTGTCTACGGACGGAGTCACTCGCTGATCGAATCCTGA
- a CDS encoding 4Fe-4S dicluster domain-containing protein encodes MKTIDRSEFAALIDELIASDPRDVVGVVTDGEQYVFDHLESADELVLDYDLTALSPKKYIMPQRETLLTYDRRGDDYEMRAEADPTGHIIVGVHPYDLAAINQLDKIFIDTLQDEPYRRKRENSVLIGVTMQDVAETCFAGSMDTATAESGYDLMVTDLGDRFAVDIGTFEGDRLLESVPTRNASAEEIDRVAEIEAALEDEFDRELTFPPAALPTLLEASYDDMDFWEDYAEQCLSCGTCNVVCPTCFCFSVDMIRDLEGDSGRQERRWDGCLLEDFATVAQGENFREEVAQRHRHRFMRKGWYIYERYGDIACVGCGRCTRHCVADVADPCEVYNELREAQYA; translated from the coding sequence ATGAAAACTATCGATCGATCGGAGTTCGCGGCGTTGATCGACGAGCTGATCGCGTCAGATCCGCGCGACGTCGTCGGGGTAGTGACTGACGGGGAACAGTACGTCTTCGATCACCTGGAATCGGCCGACGAACTCGTCCTGGACTATGACCTCACGGCACTGTCGCCGAAGAAGTACATCATGCCACAGCGCGAGACGTTGTTGACCTACGATCGTCGGGGAGACGACTACGAGATGCGGGCCGAGGCTGACCCGACCGGTCATATCATCGTCGGCGTCCATCCCTACGATCTGGCGGCGATCAATCAACTCGATAAGATCTTCATCGACACGCTGCAGGACGAACCGTACCGCCGCAAGCGCGAGAATTCTGTCCTCATCGGAGTGACGATGCAGGACGTGGCCGAGACCTGTTTCGCCGGGAGTATGGACACGGCGACGGCCGAGTCGGGGTACGATCTCATGGTGACTGACCTTGGCGATCGGTTCGCCGTCGACATCGGCACCTTCGAGGGCGACCGATTACTCGAGTCGGTCCCGACCCGGAACGCGAGCGCCGAGGAGATCGATCGCGTCGCGGAGATCGAGGCTGCTCTCGAAGACGAGTTCGACCGCGAACTCACGTTTCCACCGGCGGCACTGCCGACGCTGCTCGAAGCCAGCTATGACGACATGGACTTCTGGGAGGACTATGCCGAGCAGTGTCTCTCCTGTGGCACCTGCAACGTCGTGTGTCCGACCTGCTTCTGTTTCAGTGTGGATATGATCCGCGACCTCGAGGGCGACAGCGGTCGCCAGGAGCGCCGCTGGGACGGCTGTCTGCTGGAGGACTTTGCGACGGTCGCCCAGGGCGAGAACTTCCGTGAGGAGGTCGCTCAGCGACACCGCCATCGGTTCATGCGCAAGGGCTGGTACATCTACGAGCGCTACGGCGACATCGCCTGCGTCGGGTGTGGTCGATGTACTCGCCACTGTGTCGCCGACGTTGCCGATCCCTGTGAAGTCTACAACGAACTCCGGGAGGCCCAATATGCGTAG
- a CDS encoding FAD/NAD(P)-binding protein, whose product MRSPTRKRFEHGTSEYQPIEGQIVWIDNHTDEDKLFVIDLPDGVSLDHDPGQFVQLFVPGVGEAPFSIASSPTNEGPFELCIRAVGNVTNAIHDMEAGDVVGIRGPYGQGFDVDAIAGENLLCIAGGIGLAPLRSVINYALDRPGEFGDLTTLYGCTEPAEQLFPDELESWAASDVMAYRETVDEVPDGQAWDGPTGVITSLIPPLDFDPESTVALVCGPPVMYRFVIKALREKGLADDRIYLSLERNMHCGRGLCGHCQLNELYVCLDGPVFHYPTVRDKEEAEV is encoded by the coding sequence ATGCGTAGTCCGACACGAAAGCGCTTCGAACACGGCACCAGCGAGTACCAGCCGATCGAGGGCCAGATCGTCTGGATCGACAACCACACCGACGAGGACAAGCTGTTCGTGATCGACCTGCCCGACGGCGTCAGTCTGGATCACGACCCTGGCCAGTTCGTCCAACTGTTCGTCCCCGGCGTCGGGGAAGCCCCGTTCTCGATCGCCTCGTCACCGACCAACGAGGGCCCCTTCGAGTTGTGCATTCGCGCGGTCGGCAACGTGACCAACGCCATCCACGACATGGAAGCGGGCGACGTGGTCGGCATCCGCGGCCCCTACGGTCAGGGGTTCGACGTCGACGCCATCGCCGGCGAGAACCTCCTCTGTATCGCCGGCGGGATCGGCCTCGCACCGCTGCGCTCGGTGATCAACTACGCCCTGGATCGCCCCGGAGAGTTCGGCGACCTGACGACGCTGTACGGCTGTACGGAGCCCGCCGAACAGCTGTTCCCGGACGAACTCGAATCGTGGGCCGCCTCCGACGTGATGGCGTACCGTGAGACCGTCGACGAGGTACCCGACGGCCAGGCGTGGGACGGACCGACGGGCGTGATCACGTCGCTGATCCCGCCGCTCGATTTCGATCCTGAATCCACGGTTGCCCTTGTCTGTGGCCCGCCCGTAATGTATCGGTTCGTCATCAAGGCCCTCCGGGAGAAGGGGCTTGCCGACGACCGAATCTACCTCTCGCTGGAGCGAAACATGCACTGTGGCCGCGGACTCTGTGGACACTGCCAACTCAACGAACTGTACGTCTGTCTCGACGGGCCGGTGTTTCACTATCCGACCGTCCGCGACAAGGAGGAGGCCGAAGTATGA